In Methanocella paludicola SANAE, the sequence TATTACACGGCCCTGTACCCCTCGACGGCGAGCCTGTCCACGGCCAGCATCAACGAGCTCCTCGAGAATCCGGCCATTAAAGTGTTGCTGGGCAACCTGCAGTGGGATAACTCGTTCGAGAGCTATATCTCGACCAAGGGCCTCATGTTCACCGGACTGATCGCGGCCGGCTTCGTCGCGTGGCTGACGGCCGGGTTCCTCTCCGGCGAGGTCGACCATAAGACCATCGACCTGCTATTGGCCCAGCCCATCGTCCGCACCCGCCTCGTCCTCACTCGCTATGCCGCACTGGTCGCGACGGTCACGATCATGATGCTGGCGATGCTGGTCGGCGTCGTCGTCGCCGTCAAAGCGCTCGACATCACGACATCGATCCCGTGGATAGCGTATGCGATAGGGTATATGGGCGTGTTGACGCTGGCCTTCGGCGCGATCGCGATGTCCATCTCGGCTTATCTGAGCGATGGCCGGAAGGCGGCGCTGACATCGCTGGGAGTCCTGGTCCTCATGTATTTCATGGAGACCGTGGGCTCGATCGTCGACCTGCTGGGTCCGATACGCTATTTGTCGCTCTTCCACTATGCCCGGTACAACGAGATGCTGATGACCCGGACCCTGAGCCTGGTCGATGTTGGCGTTATGCTGGCCGTGGCGATCGTGTTCGTGGCGCTGGCTGTCGTGGCCTTCCAGAGAAGGGACATTAACGTGTCCTGATGTCCCTTTTTTATTTTTACATGCTCAAGTAGCCGGTGAAAAAATGAAAGACAGCTCAAGCGTTACGGCCGAAGGGCGACTGATCTTCTATTTATTTTTTCCGCGGCTTACTATCCGGTGCTTTTTTCATGCTCCACGGGGAAAAGATGAACTTCGAGCTCATGATGAACGCCTGGTTCGTCGTGTTCAGGGCGCTGATCTCGTCCCCGGCGATCGGGGGGACGTACAGGAATTCGCGGTCATCCGTTATTAGCATGAACGCGCTGCGATGGTCCAGGACGCCCATCGCTTCCTTAAAGGGCGTGACCTTATTCGTATTTCCCATCTCGCCAGCGGAAAAGGCATCGATCATTTCCTTTGCCGACATGACGTAGATCGTCGCGTCGTCCTTCTCGAACGTTTTTTTCAGCCTGCCTTCGAGCGTCCCGTCGTCCGACATGACCATGAGGGTGACCTTAACGCCTTTGCCCGCCGCCCGCTCCAGATGGCGCACGTAGCGGTCCGATGCCATGCAATAAATGCTCTGCTCCGCATGGTCGATCATGTCATCGATCTTGTAGCCGACGGTCGCGTTGCCATATATCGACCAGAGGGCGCGGGCGGACTTCTCCTGCCGGTTCTCCTTTTCCAGCGCGTGCAGCCCCCGGAGCGCCTCCTCCGCCGCCTTCACGTACACGTCCGCCAGGAGCCGGACGGCGATCTCGGGCGGGATCGCCTGGTAGACCAGCGGCTTGCTATTCGTCTCCACGACCAGCCCGCGCTCTTCCAGCGTCCGCAGGCTCTCGTAGATGCTCGGCTTGCTGATATCCAGCATTTCGACCAGGTCCTTCGCCTCGGCGTACTTGTAAAGGACGAGCGCCGAATAGACCTTGGCCTCCGAATCGAAGAGGCCCAGCGTTTTGAGCGATGCCACGAGGGCGGGCGAGATATTTTTCATGCTTACTAACAGACTTATCATTGGTAGTTAAATAGTTAACGACCAAAGCGAAAGTTATATATTCGATTACTGTACTCATGTCTATTGTAGTTAACCGGTTAATTACTGTGTATCAGGTCGTGAAAATATGGATAAAAGCCAGTCAAGCACCAGCGCCTCGGGCATCGCCGCCCTGAGGGCATACGAGTCCAGGAAGCCCGAGGGCGAGCGTATCTGTAACGACACTTACGCCCGGCATTTTATCAGCACCTGGATGTACCACCTCGTCAATTTCTTCATGAGGCTCGGCTGGGATAAGATCAAGGGCCCCGACGTAGTGGGCTACCTGGTCGTCCGCTGCCGCTACATGGACGACTACCTGGAATCCTGTATCAAAGATGGGATAAAGCAGTTAGTCATTCTGGGCGCCGGCTACGATTCCCGGGCTTATCGCTTCGAACAGCTTAAAGGCCGGGTCAAGGTATTCGAGGTCGATTTGCCCGGAACACAGGAGATCAAGCGTAAAAAGCTGGTCAACGTCTTCGGTGGCATACCGGATGGTGTCGTCCTGGTGCCGGTAGACTTTAATACCCAGAAACTGGACGAGCGCCTGAAGGAAAGCGGCTATGACGGGAGCCTCAAGACGCTGTTCATCATGGAAGGCGTCGTATTCTATCTCACGCCGGAGGCAGTCGATGGCACACTGGCCTTCATTGTGGGCCACTCCGGGAATGGAAGCTCCGTCATCTTCGACTATACCGATAAGGCCGTCGTAGACGGTACCTATAAGCGCTCCGAGATATCGTCGATGAGGCGTTATAAGGCGTTCTCCGGCGAGGAGATCGTATACGGCATCGACAGCAGTACGATCAAAGAGTTCATGGAGGGCCGGGGGTTCGACCACGTCGTGAACGTCACCGGCGACGACCTACACCGCATGTACTTCAAGGGCGCCAACGAGAAAAGGCAAGTAGCCCCGATCTATTCCATCGTCCACGCAACGGTCAGGCCAAAGAACGGCTAATTCTTTTTTATTATCGTTTACCGTGTGACTGCAAAAACATTTATTACTATATACGTAATATACTAATTACGTAATAACTTGATATCATGGAGATGGCCGGTATGGGAAAAACAGGAGAATCGGGCGCTGTCAATGCGCTTCATGATGAGCATATCTACATGACCGTCAAAAGCCTGCTGACAATACTTAATAAAATGCGGTCCGACAGGCTGGAGACCTGGTCCGACAAGCTAAAGGGAATATCGAAGATGGAATTGCACATCCTCCTGCTCGTCCAGGCACAGCCGGACATCGTCCTGGGCGAGATTAAGGACAGGCTCGACGTGCCTAATAGTACTCTAACCGGCGTCATCGACCGCATGGAAAAGCAAGGCCTGGCCAGGCGCACGATCAGCCCCAGGGACCGCCGCTCATACGGGCTGGAACTCACGGAAAAAGGCAAGGAAGTGCGCAAGGAGCACGACCGTATACTGCTCATGCTCGCCTCGAATATGCTCGATCCTCTGGACGACCGGGAACGTACGACGTTCATAAGACTCCTATCGAAGATCGCTGACAACATGCATCCGGGAGGCGAATAACACGGCATCAGTAAAAGCTCTCCGCGTCGCCGCCATACAGATGACGTCCCGCCTCGGGATGGTCGAGGAAAATATCGGGCATGCGACCCGGATGATAGAGGATGCGGCAGGGCAGGGCGCAAAGATGGTCGTGCTGCCGGAGATGTGCATGACCGGGTATACGCTCACCAAGCAGGCCTGGGATATGGCCGAGCCCGCCGGAGGCCCCATAGAACAGTGGCTTACATCTACATCGAAGCGGCTGGGCATTTACCTGGGAGCAGGGCTGGTCGGGTGCGAAGGCGAGGACTTCTATAACACGTATTTACTGGCCGACCCGCAGGGTAAGGCCATCGGCAGGGTACGAAAGACACAGACAGAATATGACATTTTCAAAGCCGGCGATATGGCCTCCCACGTCATCGATACCGATATCGGACGCATCGGCGTGGGCATCTGCGCCGATAACCATGTCGTCTTTCTTCCGAAGCTCATGGAAGAAAAAGGCGTGGACATCCTGTTAATGCCGCATGCGTGGCCGACGCCATACCGTACATCGAAGCTCATATCAGAGCAGGATATCAAAGAGCAGAACGATAATGCCCACGAGTACGCCCTGCTGTTCTCAATGATACTCGGTATACCGGTAGTCTTCGTCAACCAGGCCGGTCCGATCGAAGGCGGGCGCTGGCCTGGCATACTGGGCAGGGTGCTGACGCCTGAGTACTTCCGTTACCCGGGCCTGTCGGCCATCGTCGACTCGGACAAGTCTATAAAAGCACAAACCGGACACGATGAGGGCATTATCGTGGCGGACGTTACGATGGACCCGGCACGCAAGCATAAGGCAGAAATACCTGATTACGGCGGCTGGCTCCACCCCGGGGCATTCCCCATGAGAAAGATCGTCATGCCCCTGGAGATCTATCGGGGAAAAATAAGCTATAAGCTGAGCGGCGAGCGAAAGCGGAAGGCACTAGCCTGCAACGGCTAGGGGCTTTAAACGATCTTTTCCAGTTTTTCATGGACTTCCGGATAAGCGACGTGAGGCCTTTTCGTGACGAAGGCGCTGTCCAGGTCCTCGCAAATGCCGATAGCGATCCGTATCGGTATTCCCAGCGCCATCCGGTCTTCGGGGAACCAGCAATTCCCTGTCGGGTCCATCGGGCCAATATAAGCCGAATCGCGGGGCGCTTTTTCCGCCAGCCCCGCCGGATAGGTCAAAATCGTGGCGCATGTCGGGCCCCAGGAGGCCCTTACAGCGTTAAACGTGTCCGTGCTCCTGAAGTGGACCATGCTGCTGAGGTTCCTGATCTGCTCGCCATTACCATAGCATATTATCGCCTTCACTCCCGGGTCGGCCTCGAGGTCTTCGCAACGCCGGATGACCGTATACGTGCCGGGCGGTGTTACGGCGCCAAGGGCTTCCTTCGACCTTTTAACGGCGTCGGGGCTGGCTTTCAGGTATTCGGCTTCGCCGTTGCGGAACTCTTTTGTGCCCGTCGAAACGAAAAAGTCGATGAGGGGTGCCATCCTACCGTATCCGGTCCAGCCGATGCCGCCCGCGCAGCACCCGGCCAGCGCGCCCTTGCCGAAGTACAGCGGCGGGGATTTTTCTGATAGCGAGGCCATGTAGATCGCCTTCGCGAGGCACCGGTCGACGGACGTGATCGGCTTCCCGCCATCGGGCACGCTCTCTGCACCATAGACGCATAACGGCTGCGTCTTCAATCTTCCTGCGGTCCGGATACGTTCCCCGATCTTTTTTATCGATATTGCGGTCATCATGGTCATCTCAATACTTTCAATATACCCTCGAAAGCCATATATGTGTAAGGTGGTATATTCTCACTTCCCGACAGGAGTGAGCCCGATGGCGGCGAGCGTCGTATCATCCAAACAAAAATGGAAGGAGTTCTTTACACGGTACTACAAGCCCGATATCCAGCAGCTTGCGGTATCCGACGCAAAGTCTAAGTCCCTTACCATCGAATTCCAGGAGATTGTTAAATTTGACGTGCGCCTGTCCGAGGAGCTTCTGAAGAATCCCGATAAAGTCATTAAGGACGCCGAGGACGCGATACCTCTTGTGGACCTGCCCGTCAAGCGGAAAG encodes:
- a CDS encoding ABC transporter permease — translated: MSLKVLRQTLLDKWKSIGLVTALFFVFMAYYTALYPSTASLSTASINELLENPAIKVLLGNLQWDNSFESYISTKGLMFTGLIAAGFVAWLTAGFLSGEVDHKTIDLLLAQPIVRTRLVLTRYAALVATVTIMMLAMLVGVVVAVKALDITTSIPWIAYAIGYMGVLTLAFGAIAMSISAYLSDGRKAALTSLGVLVLMYFMETVGSIVDLLGPIRYLSLFHYARYNEMLMTRTLSLVDVGVMLAVAIVFVALAVVAFQRRDINVS
- a CDS encoding TrmB family transcriptional regulator, translated to MKNISPALVASLKTLGLFDSEAKVYSALVLYKYAEAKDLVEMLDISKPSIYESLRTLEERGLVVETNSKPLVYQAIPPEIAVRLLADVYVKAAEEALRGLHALEKENRQEKSARALWSIYGNATVGYKIDDMIDHAEQSIYCMASDRYVRHLERAAGKGVKVTLMVMSDDGTLEGRLKKTFEKDDATIYVMSAKEMIDAFSAGEMGNTNKVTPFKEAMGVLDHRSAFMLITDDREFLYVPPIAGDEISALNTTNQAFIMSSKFIFSPWSMKKAPDSKPRKK
- a CDS encoding SAM-dependent methyltransferase, producing MDKSQSSTSASGIAALRAYESRKPEGERICNDTYARHFISTWMYHLVNFFMRLGWDKIKGPDVVGYLVVRCRYMDDYLESCIKDGIKQLVILGAGYDSRAYRFEQLKGRVKVFEVDLPGTQEIKRKKLVNVFGGIPDGVVLVPVDFNTQKLDERLKESGYDGSLKTLFIMEGVVFYLTPEAVDGTLAFIVGHSGNGSSVIFDYTDKAVVDGTYKRSEISSMRRYKAFSGEEIVYGIDSSTIKEFMEGRGFDHVVNVTGDDLHRMYFKGANEKRQVAPIYSIVHATVRPKNG
- a CDS encoding MarR family winged helix-turn-helix transcriptional regulator: MGKTGESGAVNALHDEHIYMTVKSLLTILNKMRSDRLETWSDKLKGISKMELHILLLVQAQPDIVLGEIKDRLDVPNSTLTGVIDRMEKQGLARRTISPRDRRSYGLELTEKGKEVRKEHDRILLMLASNMLDPLDDRERTTFIRLLSKIADNMHPGGE
- a CDS encoding carbon-nitrogen hydrolase family protein: MREANNTASVKALRVAAIQMTSRLGMVEENIGHATRMIEDAAGQGAKMVVLPEMCMTGYTLTKQAWDMAEPAGGPIEQWLTSTSKRLGIYLGAGLVGCEGEDFYNTYLLADPQGKAIGRVRKTQTEYDIFKAGDMASHVIDTDIGRIGVGICADNHVVFLPKLMEEKGVDILLMPHAWPTPYRTSKLISEQDIKEQNDNAHEYALLFSMILGIPVVFVNQAGPIEGGRWPGILGRVLTPEYFRYPGLSAIVDSDKSIKAQTGHDEGIIVADVTMDPARKHKAEIPDYGGWLHPGAFPMRKIVMPLEIYRGKISYKLSGERKRKALACNG
- a CDS encoding DUF169 domain-containing protein, translating into MTMMTAISIKKIGERIRTAGRLKTQPLCVYGAESVPDGGKPITSVDRCLAKAIYMASLSEKSPPLYFGKGALAGCCAGGIGWTGYGRMAPLIDFFVSTGTKEFRNGEAEYLKASPDAVKRSKEALGAVTPPGTYTVIRRCEDLEADPGVKAIICYGNGEQIRNLSSMVHFRSTDTFNAVRASWGPTCATILTYPAGLAEKAPRDSAYIGPMDPTGNCWFPEDRMALGIPIRIAIGICEDLDSAFVTKRPHVAYPEVHEKLEKIV